A DNA window from Brassica napus cultivar Da-Ae chromosome A4, Da-Ae, whole genome shotgun sequence contains the following coding sequences:
- the LOC106394945 gene encoding soluble inorganic pyrophosphatase 3 codes for MSEETYEETMETSQSPRPAPKLNERILSTLSRRSVAAHPWHDLEIGPEAPLVFNVVVEITKGSKVKYELDKKTGLIKVDRILYSSVVYPHNYGFIPRTLCEDNDPLDVLVLMQEPVLPGCFLRARAIGLMPMIDQGEMDDKIIAVCADDPEYKHFTDIKQLAPHRLSEIRRFFEDYKKNEHKEVAVNDFLPSEKAHEAIQYSMDLYAEYILHTLRR; via the exons ATGAGTGAAGAAACGTATGAAGAAACGATGGAAACAAGTCAATCTCCTCGTCCTGCTCCAAAACTGAACGAGAGGATCCTCTCAACTCTATCCAGGAGATCTGTAGCTGCGCATCCATGGCACGACCTTGAGATCG gTCCTGAAGCTCCATTAGTCTTCAATGTG GTGGTTGAGATCACAAAGGGAAGCAAAGTGAAATATGAACTTGACAAAAAGACCGGTCTTATCAAG GTTGACCGGATCTTGTACTCATCTGTTGTGTATCCTCACAACTACGGATTCATACCCAGGACATTGTGTGAAGACAATGATCCTCTTGATGTTCTTGTCCTCATGCAG GAACCAGTGCTTCCAGGATGTTTTCTCCGTGCTAGAGCCATTGGATTAATGCCCATGATTGATCAG GGAGAGATGGACGACAAAATCATAGCCGTGTGTGCAGACGATCCAGAGTACAAACATTTCACCGACATCAAACAACTCGCTCCTCACCGCCTCTCAGAAATCCGCCGTTTCTTCGAAGACT ACAAGAAGAACGAGCACAAAGAGGTGGCTGTAAACGATTTCTTGCCATCGGAGAAGGCACATGAAGCAATCCAGTACTCCAT GGATCTATACGCTGAGTATATTCTCCATACGTTGAGGAGATGA